The following DNA comes from Mya arenaria isolate MELC-2E11 chromosome 11, ASM2691426v1.
TATTTGTTGGTTTTAGTTCCCCAGACAGTTACACAAGCTTCATCAAGAACTCTTAGAAATTCATCCAATGTATCTAGTTTCCGAACCTGCAAATCTTTGTATATATGAATTCATTCCTTCCTTCTACAATATCTGCATGGAATTCTCTTTTAGTTGAGGCAAAGGTAGTAAACaatatcactggtttttaatcattttattccAATAAGccaaaacactattttattatGGGAAACGTCGGCTTCAGGTTCTGCACAACCATTGTAGTTCCCTGAATCACCATctctatgttaaaaatattattccCTCACGATTTTGTAGGTGTGAAAGACAGGAGACTACATACCACTATCTCTTTATTTGTCCTCTCTTTACTGAACAAAGACAACATATGTTTAATACTGTTCAATCTCTGACTGAGGTAACCCTCTGTTCTTTACTATATGGTGATGACACACTGACTGAAGAGCAAAATAGTACTCTGTCTGATGCagttcatcattttatttatttgtaaaaaaagattTGAAAGCCAGTGATCGACTTAAACCACCAACACTCACACATCTTTTACTTTGCTtctctttctttttcttcttcctTCTTTTctgatacttttattttttttctactttaaaacagttgattaatgtatataaagatttttcttctttaaaataGGTAATTACATTTAAAGTCTCTCATTCAAACATGATTTAATATGAACTTGTATATTACTGTAATTATAACTTCATTACTAATATCTGCCTCTAATGCcaattgtaatttatcataacagggaaaggaactctattagtttatttctaccATTCCAATCCTGAAGtttgattatgtatttgtattgagatgttgattaattttgctcaataaaatatgtttaaaccaacatCCATTGTcataacaatatcaacatttgacaTTGTTCAAAAGTGGCTCAAGATAAACATGCAGCtacatgtacaaacaaatgGTCTTTGACCCCAACCTACACCTTGACCTTAACCTAAAATAGCTGAAACTTTTACTGTTTCTTGGTTAGTTTTCAACAGAAAATGATTACAGGTATGTTTGACCTTACACAGGCCAAGTGTCAGGTCATACCAATATCTTGACTgcaaagaaaaatatgtattgaaaactgatgttttaCTTCTTGTCTATacaaaacaagaggcccatgagggcctatgctctactggcatggctcttgtggtcattttcaatccagagcatgtatgtatgggtaataggtaacaaacatatagttcacattttgtgtttgggttagctgaaaacgttgcacgttcaacatctgaggacagaaagtgttgtaagtagattagttgcatgaactattttaatatgtgccaagtaaaggtcatctgacgaaaaaaaaaaaattgctttcaaaactgtactcatggtcaaaatttcatttctgtagctttcaaaataaaaaagttggatcaaaaggtcaaagtcaaggtcatccttggacaacattgatgctggTTTGcacaactgtacacatggtcaaaatttcattgctgaagctttaaaaataaaaaaagtaggtcaaaaggggttgggcataatttcaaatgttttgctagacggtcatcatatgatgctccacaacaaatatcaaaggtatgagccttgtggtttgaaacaagaagattttgaaaatatttcttaaatatgtctcttggaaacttgtgacccccggggcagtgccagttttgaccccaggggcataatttgaacaactactaaataatgccttattcaaaatagcaagggtctGCATAGATGgttcagacaaaaagatttttaaacattcCCAATtttagtataccaaacctgtgaaccccaggggatggccagtaatgatcacaggggcataatttgaacaaacatttacaagcaattgtgtttagatggatgtgtgaacacacaaaaagattttcaaatatttcccaatttaagtataccaaacctgtgaacccttgggtgtggccagtaatgaccacaggggcataatttgaacaaacattcacaaccaattgtgtTTAGATGGATGTGCGAATGACAGACactttggccaatagagctaaaaatggcctttggcctttcaacaagaacaagggagagtaattcacaaaatcaactgaaGAACCAAAAAGCAAGTGGTCTCcctttaatcctagacttgactttacatgtaaactttgCTGAAAATAGATTTCgctcatgtacatgtaaacttggctaaaaatagacattCACTCATGTAGACTTGACTAAAAATAGACATAgctaaaaaaagcattttttttttaaaatttcaaggcccataatctaggcatgcatgggcggatctggttttcgaaaggaaccaagctctgattgatatctaaatactgtacaagtttcatagagatacaataaaaactgaagactgtatcgtgtgcacaagcaattgtttacagacgcacgcaCGGACACACATACGACGTACACATTACAAtcacataagctcttctggcctttggccagtagagctaaaaatactAGAAATAATGAACAATCTAATAATTAAGGCAAGAACTTCGCAGAGGGAATGGAATGCCCATCTTCTTTTCAGCCAAGCAAGGGGTATAAGATATGGGCCTTTCTAGatgtgtgtgtattgtttcTGACAACATTGTACCtagtgaatattttaaatgttttttttagctTTGCCCAAGGTTAAAGTTATAGCCCTACAACAACGCCCCTGACAGCAACACTATCATTATacttttacaactttttctTCTAAATACTGAAGAATATCATAATATAACCGGAGCATATACTAGaagttgttttcaatgttttattcataccgtaatacatgaacatgtaattaattacaaacatgaCTGGCTAATACATAAATGtacatataattgaaaaattaataaataacaaacatgagACACATGCCGATGGTAaaagtttatgaaatatatctcATAATGTATACAATGGAATCATTTGCAGACATGAAGAATGactgctttaaaaacatgagaTAACAAATCGTGGGGCAGTAACTGAAAATTTAGACAGTCAGAGAACATAAGAACAGTGTATAGTTGAATGACTGCATGAGTGTGTGATGAAATATATGACAAATTACAGAAGAGGTCAATTTTAGTGAAAACAGTGGTGCAACAATTTCTTCCATTTAACTTTTTTGGAAGAAttctgttaaaaatataaacaagcaaatataaaaatcacaaTATCATCAGTGCTTCTCAGAAATTAAAAAGgtcaaacaacattaaaaacttAGCAGGAACATGCAAACAATTCCTATAGCTACACCCTTATAAAGCATCTTCAAAATTAACCCTATGTTTTCATCAATTAATTCATGCATATTAATTGCTCTTGACTTTAAccattgtatttaataaattgtatgtatgtatgatgaGAAACTGTAAtggattaaataaaatatgagttCTTCTCATCCTCATAAATCCTGTTCAACGAATATCCTCTGATTGCAGTTTCAAAGACCATAATACATGACAGTGTTGATCAGCTCAACAAGTCACATACCCTCAAGCATGAGTCAATTTCAGAATCCTGATTGGCTGGTTCACCATTAGGCTTCAATTCTGATTGGCTGAGACAGTTCACATGAAAGTCACACTGCACTAACAGGATCGTTTTCTTCAAACTGGTAGTTTTGGAGAATATGCGAGGCGGAGTTCGCCCGACGGTCAGCTCTAAGAGGAAAAAAACCCTCATCGTCATCTGTGTGCTGGAACGATGGCTCAGTTGCTATGGTTACATGGTTGTTGTACTCCTCATCCGGGTCGTACCCATTGCAGCTATACAATTTCGATTTCTTCCTGTTTTGgagaataaaaagaaacatattgaaTTAAACCAATTTCTAATGTTATTCCATTTGATATAATCaggataaaataaatgtcaatatcaGTTGTCCAGAAAAATTGTGATAACAATTAAGATTGAATTAACTTAATTAATTGATTCCATCACTTTAACATCCAAATAATTTGAAGCACTTACATTATATAGCAAACaagaattattgtttttagtCAAAAGCAAAGAATACACTACATACAGCATTTAGAGAAATCTATGTCTAATATATATAGCAGGTGGAGCAATAAAAGATAGCTACGCTATGCCCTAAACAGAAAAGGACTAGTTTTAGCAAACATTgcactttaatatttataaatgtaataaatctAAAACGTGTCACAGAAAGAAAGTGAAAACTAACAAGGTGTTATGgatattaaacagttaaaaccTCATCCCAAGGGCAGCTAAGGGTAgcaaatatactttaaataagTATGTATACAGGATTCTGTTAGCTAACTTTTGCCCTATcaatatacatttcaatattcacaGCACACACTCAACTTGGTGGCCTTCTTCAATACATGGATAGTGCATGTTAAGAGATGATTAAGCAATTAACTAGATCTCTTATCGCAAAATCAGATAGAACCCTTTTAACTTTTTAAGGCATACTGATTTTCAAAGAACAGTGTTTtgtaatagttatataatatataagtttatCGTGCTGATGTGAATATTGTAATGTTCATGAAACACTTGGTTACATAGTGAGCAATTCAATGACAAGAGAAGGAGGGATCTATACATACAGTTGACTGTGGGGGCGTGGTCAACATAGCCCGACTCACCGAGATCGGCCttcataaacaataaacaacacaataacaacaaacatgGGCATGTATGTATGGGCGTATGGGCATGAGTGAAGAATGGTGGCTATATCTGGTGATCAACAAGTTATGAACAAAGTACAATTCAATAAAAGTCTGCTCGAAACAGAGCACCACAAGCAGGTGCGATGCTCATCAGCTTTTGTCAGCTGTTCTTGtagttaaactaaataaatataacagCAGGAGTAATGGGACTTGCTAATCATGTGCCCGTTGTTAACTTGCATACCAAATGTAATGCTAATAGTTATGCTTATAACAGTTTTTGACTTATGGACCAaggttaaatattttgcatgacACGACCAATTCTGACACTAAAGCTATGAAAATGCATTGAgagttgttttctttaaacacaGATGAGCAAATAATTCGGGCTACTGTAGAgtactaaaacaaacattttgctATTTTCAGCTAATTAATCAGGTTTTGTTGTTAAATTGCTTTTcaacagaaatgtttttaatgtgtgATGGTAGAATGAGAATGACACATGAAGTGCATTCCAGAGCCAACACTGATGTAAGCATGCAATAGCATTCACCCATACCCTAGGTAGTAAAACAGTGTGATTTCTTTTTGCTGCtccaataacaaaaacataaagagttcatcatttataagaaaagtaaacaataaggAATCATATAACATTGCATCTATACATTCTTGGAAACACTTTTGATTTTAATCTAATGTCCAAaaatctttaaagatgcactcttactcccaaacaagattcatcacaattaataaaattgttttaatattcaaaaaaagatgaataaatgtcgaaaacaatggttcttatgaaggatacagagtttaatttgaaagaaatcagcataaaacacggtatttctaccttatgatataagaccacagtaaatcttttagcattcaccaatcatttaatatttttgcgctttctgctatttaatacacagttacaatcttgttatcagtaattaatattttccataaatgcattattaagtaagtagttaaaggtttatcagtcaaaatttatgtttgttatacatgattatgtattgattttgaataagagtgtcactttaaactgtTCATCAACTCATTACAAGATCTGCTTGGACggaacaaaatacacaaaccaATTACcatgtacaaataatattgCAATAGGTAGTAACCATTTCAGGATACTTACTTCTTTCGACCAAATATATGTTTCAGCTGGTCCTTAAAGGCAGATTTCTTCTTTAGTTTGGAAATATCCTCGGATGATTTTGACAGGGTACCACCTGAAGCTTTCTTTAACACAGGAATTTTAGTTTCCTTTGTGGAATTCTTATTTTGCCCATCTTTACTTTCCTGCCTCAAGAAATCTGTTGAAGATTTAGGTCTCTCCCTTTCCGCAGAAGACCTGGTAGGACTCTTTGAACGTTTCGGTATAAGAGACCCCTCAAAGGAGTTCCTCAGTGGACCAGAGTTCTTCTGTTTGGGTTTAGCCAGGTTTGAAGCTTCCACCTGGGTTTTAAACTTCTCATATGGACTGTTAAGGTTTATTGGGCTCGGGGTTCTTCCTGTTGGACTGGCTGCCCGTTCCATTTTGTGTTGAATCTGCCTGGCGGAGGCTGTTTCTGACTGATATTTTAGCTTAGTTTGGCCAGTTTTCTTAAAGTACATACCATGTTTCTGTTCTAGCTGATCTACACCATTCTCATGCTCACTAGGCCTGACAGGTGTAGAGAATGATTTCATAACTGGACTCTTCTGTTCCTCACCTTTGTTGTTCAGACTGAGGTCGTTGAAATGTTTCTGTATTGGAACTGTGCTGGTGGGTGAGGTAGGGCTGCTTAGATCACGAGGTTGTGTCAGGCTCTGACTCTGTCGCCGCTCTTCAGTCAGCTGCTTTTTTCTCTCAAAACTCATCCTCAGCTGATCTACAGCCTTTAAAACCCTCTCTTTAGTTGAACTTTCACTAGCTTCTGATTCAGCACTACATGTACTGTCAACAGATGAAATCCTACTAGTATGTTGGCTCATGTCTTTATCTGAAGGGTTTATAACAGCTTCAGGTTTAGCTTCATCACTTCTCACTCGCCTACCTGTctctttctttgaaaagtttcCGAACCCATCTTTTAAACTATTAGTGggtaaaggtttatattcagtCTTTGGAGTGGAAGTTTTATCCATACTTGTATTAATGAATGTTGGAGATCTCTGAGATTCATGGCTTTCTGTGTTACCCTTATTGATTTGATCTCGATGttggaaataaaacacaacactgTCAGTATCAGCTTTGTTCTTTGAGTTATTATTCCCATTTACTCTTTGTTTATCACTGGCAGTGCCTTTGTCCATTTCATCACCTGTCATTTCTCCCGATGATCCAACATCAACAGAAGATACCTTCATGTTATGATTTGCCAATATATCTGATACAGACAGTTTTCCACCAGGAATATCAGACACTCTCTCAAGCTTCTCTTCACTGTCAGAGTCGGAATCAGCATCTGCTAAATTAACTAATTCTTTCTTTTCCAGACAATCCGCAGTATATGCAATCACATCTGATAATTTTGTAACAGAATTTCTCTTTGGCTTATCATTGTCAGATTGTTCGGTACTACTGGCACTTTGCTGTTGATTTTGAGCATTtgcattattgttttgtttcaatggCAGATTTGATGGTCTGTTCGGGGCGGTATCAAATGATAAACTCTTAGCAACTGACTTACTGGTACTGTCACAGGGTACAGGGCTTTGCCTTACAGGTGATCTCCTTGGTGAATCTGCAGTTCTAGTTTTACTTTTTCTCTTCAGGCTCCCCTTTTCATGGCTAGCATTGTGCATTCCAACAGTTGTCTTCCTTGGGCTGTCAGGCCCTCTTTTTTCTTTAGGGAGGGTATCTGAATGTTGTTGACCAGTATCAAACAAACTCTGTGCAAGTGAGGCAGCAAGGTTTGCCTCTGTATTGCCAGGCTTTCTACCAGCTGCTGCTACACTCTGGTTGTAACTTGGAGGTTGGGGAGAGGTATTCTGCCGCCATCTTGGAACCATGATTTTAGGTCTATGGGAGTCAGTCAACAGTTTCATTGGTTTCACTTCCTGCTGAGTGTCATCTATGTCattatcatcctcatcatcatctcCATAGATACCAAAATCATCTTGAATGATATCAACACCTTCTTTAGCCATATTTTGcttatgtttttgaattttattcttTGTTGCAAGGAATTGCTTATGATAAGACACATGCCCATCAGCTAAGTCATGTTCATGGTCACTGTAGTCATCTGGCAGATTATTAGTTTCTGCAAGAAGTTTTTGTAGAGACATTTGTAACTCCTGCCGAGACCGGTCACTGGAGCTGGAGTGTGGTGGGGAGATGGCCAGGCTTGCCTGGTGGGCAAGCAGGTCAAGGTACTCATCACCATGGTTACGACCCCTATATGAGAACTCCATGGCAGACTGTGGCCTTTGTCGCATCCTTTCTGCATACTCCTCCCGTTTCATAGAACTGTCAAAATTGTGAGCACTTTTGGAATTTTGTAGCACTTGTGGTGTTAAAGGTCTGAGATAGTGTGGGTTAATGGTAGTCTGTTCAGGCTGTTttcttgaccttgaccttctgtTGGTGCTGTTTTCCCTGGGGAGGGGCAACTTGGAGAGGGAGGAGAACATTCGAGACTGGGGCAGGGAGGCGAGGTGAGGAGACATTCGCCCATCCTGCAGGGACTGGAGCTGGGCGGGCAGGTCAGGGTTGCTGCTGTAGGTCGCAGTCTTCTTGCCCCGAGGTGTGCCAGCCCCAACCTCCTGGGCTCTGTGTTCTCGCTTCTCACGTAACATCTGCAACAGGTATCTGCAAATGATAAAAGATAATAGTCTAAGAGAAATGTATAAACTCTAGATTTTATTAGTATGAagaaattaatatgtttattttatagacTCAATTATCTATACAGCATTAATGAGTTGGACATACAacctttttaaaatttctttgtaGATAAACTTGATCTTCTGACAATAACACACGGAGTCAAATGAGAATTTGTAATTGGTTATTACCGATATTATTAACTTGTGCATGTTATGGATAAATTTCCATTGAAAACGCGTAAGGTGAATCATAAAAGGTACCGGTAGGTAAATTTGGTAAAACTATAGTAACCATTTCAGCTTCTATGTGTAAATAAATACATCTATAGACTTAATGCACAgttctgttttataaatatcaatacacAGTAACATACCTGCGTGAGGAATTTGGTGACATCGGTGACTTGGCCCTCTCTTCTTCGTTGGAGTGAATGCCGGAGTCTCGAGACATCGGGTTCACCTCACCACTACTGGCACTAGACTTGGAACGTGCAGAGATGCCCGCCTCATGGACCCTGTGTATTCACAACAGCATGGTGGTTAATGAATACACAAAAGTTTTTACAGCTCAAATAAGATGTGAAAGTTTACCTTATCCTTACTAGgtcaaatactttaaataaaatggacTGATCTAtcaaaaaaaaagatatgaGCATTTCAGGACTTCAAATTTACCAGTTAAAAGGTCAATTTTCtaaattgattttcaaaaattacTGCAGTATAAATAGCATCAACTGTCACCTGTAAACAttagatacaaaacaaaattgcaaaataatgaacaacaaaTAGTTGAGATCCACCCACCTTTTCACATGTTGTCCATTGCCATTAATGGCCATCATGGCCTGTTCCAGGTCGTCATTCATACTGGTCAGGAACTGTTTAAGTCTGGCCAGGGAAGACTCCAGATAGTAGCGGTCAGGATGGTCAACTGAAGTCGCCTTTAATAGACTCTGTAAAAtgcaacatacatgtacattagtacGGCAAAACATGCTGGTCAGGAACTGTCTGgcaatgtgttttaatatgtccTCTCAGACTGTGTGATCTGGTGGTAAACATCTTTGACAAAAACTATTGTTCAAACTctcaaaaactgttaaatttttCAGAAGGGGTAGGGTTTGTGGCTACCTGGTTATAGTAGTTTAAGTGATTACCTTCAGCAGTAATGAGTACTTGGGTATCTGCTGTAAGGGAGCCAGGAGCAGCTGTAACACTGGGGCATTGGCTAGGTACTGGCTCTGAAATGGAAATTTAACAAAGATAcagataaaataaagataaaaagcaaaaaaacaacatagtgGCAACGGCAAATCAACTAATTGTTTTTCAGCTTAATACACACAGCTATGCGATAAGTAGATATTAAAACCTCAGgttttatattttcttcagtTCCACTGAATTATGTCACTCcataacttttcaaaaacaaaacaaaactaaatactcAGATTACaaacttttgttaaattacctgcatatttttttatccttACAGAAAATAAACGAATGTCATGCATACCTGCATGAGTTCCCTGAAGTGTGGGGAATGAGCAAACCATTTGTTCATGGTGTTGATGATGGTCGGGAAGTCATTGATAAAGTCCTTGTACAACATCAGACCTTCTCCCTACAGAAACATATACAGATACACTAATGGTGGAATTAATGGTCCTCATAGCAAGATGAAATTTCGATATATTGAAACGGAGCATGGAAAAATAATCGCTCATGGAAACTATCCTCTTTTTGTCAAATGTTCaaaatttcttaatttatttcaaagatcTCCCCAAGGTATAAAGAAGTATTAAGAAGGTACAAAGGTCAGCTTACATCCTGTGATTCTGTGAACTTGGCAAACACATCCCCAATGACACCTCCATGTTTCCACTTCTTCACGCGCTCCTCCAGTTTCCGCAGGATAATGCAGTGCTGCTCATACAGGTGGGGAATGTACGGTGGGAAAAGGAGGGAGAATTCCCGCCGGGCCATGATTGTCTCATCCCGCAGCGGGTTCATAAAGTCCTCCATGAGGGCCCATAGCTGGCCGCAGTATTCCCGCTCAACTTCCACCATGTCCCGTACTGCCTCCTCACGACGCACTGGAGAGTAGCAGGGGGACAACtcatatatacacatatgtatAAGTTTGAAAAATGGTAGAAGTGAAATCTTTTATGTAATTATTACAccacagaaaatgtaaaaataacttACTAACTGacgaaaaaacataaaatttaaatagttATGGAAGTACAAGCAAAATAATATGGCTGaaaaaaattattatgatataatgaattattacaaacaaagcACTACTtcagttattaaaataactaaatttagATATAAAGCAAAGTTTacaaatcatatatgtttaaattagaGAGTCATGACATtaattctggaaaaaaaatgaaaggagCAATACAATATTTGCATAAACAAAGACCATTTCTGGAGTAGAAAGACTACCTTCTCCTAGGAACTGTTCATGAGGGGGAATCTTTTGGCTTGGCCGTGCCGGACTGTCTTCATACTGGACTACATGCAACATTCACACAAGCATTGGTCAGTTACATGAGTATGGGGGTCAAcagaacacacacacacatatatatatatgtagacCTGGTTAATAATGTTACTTCAGAAATCTATTTTAACTTCTACATCTTAAATCACAGTCTGTACATGGGGAAACACAATGAGATTACAATGGATTTTATGATGTATatgaataacataaataatgGATTGTGAATATTAGGTGTGAATATTATATACTATTATAAGATTAGGTCTGAAGCACAAGGATGTGTACTTACATTTTCTTTGATGACTGACAGCTCTATGACTACTGCCACTCTATTGGAAAAAACAATGATAGACACAGTattacaaatgtacataaagtataataaagacattttgtttctttaacacaagtcaattcaaaaataaaaatgcttatggaataagaaataattattgaaaatgagGTGGAGTCATATTGTGGCTGTCAAATACACACAGCTGTGAATGCATATTAAATATACCCCCAAGATGcataaaaccaaaaacattattttgtaaggcAGAGTCACATACCCTGGATCGTGAGTGCCTGCTATTGTCCTCATCGTCGCTAGAGGTCGTTGAGAGGTCAAGATTGAGGCATTTCTCCCCGAGGGCTTGGGTCAGGTTCAGGCTCCGGGATACTGCGGCCGTCAGGGACGAGTCTGAGTTGTAGTCCTCTGTGTTGTTAGCAATTATCAGTGACAATAAAGGATATCAACTATGCCCTAATTTCTCAAACATTTTATGTCCCTTAGTACATCATCAAGTTAGGCTCACTTTCACCTTTTAAAGAACTTTGAGACTCAGGCAATCAAGATAACTATGTTTTGGTTTT
Coding sequences within:
- the LOC128208841 gene encoding uncharacterized protein LOC128208841 isoform X3, which gives rise to MGKTFLGSHKPPSSKGNPARGSKYCNLVNIGGKLKSGSEDERNAFSANDSAPGCRGQGNGGLEKVPGLYVDTCRSLIKNDSCDVWCICRLVKPCQSCRERRQADRDSTPTPEDNPDIRDPGPEGSGGSTKSSATPTSTGRGIEVKNREHSANQSVVQINVEDFDASSSSRLNKTEIFLSGFCSTEEINASNGAENGTCVNGFELSDTRAASDCVGINLVELFQKLDKLNAAHEELETAHTPGEPRVADTPPGTPSVTMDTASVCSALDNFDFDTSFCSLKSTDLMDPPGDLTDQLALVQQMVVEMKTGFTRAMEELSKIQYGDQTLQQQLADNTQQCHCEITSVSRTVQDLKGAVERLSGKLDEVSEAQIGLQEKLDTYQTDKTMLLEELERSGALSEQARLRLCGSSVQENNNTIPPEVGPMVHPYLNSLQHMHREDYNSDSSLTAAVSRSLNLTQALGEKCLNLDLSTTSSDDEDNSRHSRSRSGSSHRAVSHQRKLRREEAVRDMVEVEREYCGQLWALMEDFMNPLRDETIMARREFSLLFPPYIPHLYEQHCIILRKLEERVKKWKHGGVIGDVFAKFTESQDGEGLMLYKDFINDFPTIINTMNKWFAHSPHFRELMQSQYLANAPVLQLLLAPLQQIPKYSLLLKSLLKATSVDHPDRYYLESSLARLKQFLTSMNDDLEQAMMAINGNGQHVKRVHEAGISARSKSSASSGEVNPMSRDSGIHSNEEERAKSPMSPNSSRRYLLQMLREKREHRAQEVGAGTPRGKKTATYSSNPDLPAQLQSLQDGRMSPHLASLPQSRMFSSLSKLPLPRENSTNRRSRSRKQPEQTTINPHYLRPLTPQVLQNSKSAHNFDSSMKREEYAERMRQRPQSAMEFSYRGRNHGDEYLDLLAHQASLAISPPHSSSSDRSRQELQMSLQKLLAETNNLPDDYSDHEHDLADGHVSYHKQFLATKNKIQKHKQNMAKEGVDIIQDDFGIYGDDDEDDNDIDDTQQEVKPMKLLTDSHRPKIMVPRWRQNTSPQPPSYNQSVAAAGRKPGNTEANLAASLAQSLFDTGQQHSDTLPKEKRGPDSPRKTTVGMHNASHEKGSLKRKSKTRTADSPRRSPVRQSPVPCDSTSKSVAKSLSFDTAPNRPSNLPLKQNNNANAQNQQQSASSTEQSDNDKPKRNSVTKLSDVIAYTADCLEKKELVNLADADSDSDSEEKLERVSDIPGGKLSVSDILANHNMKVSSVDVGSSGEMTGDEMDKGTASDKQRVNGNNNSKNKADTDSVVFYFQHRDQINKGNTESHESQRSPTFINTSMDKTSTPKTEYKPLPTNSLKDGFGNFSKKETGRRVRSDEAKPEAVINPSDKDMSQHTSRISSVDSTCSAESEASESSTKERVLKAVDQLRMSFERKKQLTEERRQSQSLTQPRDLSSPTSPTSTVPIQKHFNDLSLNNKGEEQKSPVMKSFSTPVRPSEHENGVDQLEQKHGMYFKKTGQTKLKYQSETASARQIQHKMERAASPTGRTPSPINLNSPYEKFKTQVEASNLAKPKQKNSGPLRNSFEGSLIPKRSKSPTRSSAERERPKSSTDFLRQESKDGQNKNSTKETKIPVLKKASGGTLSKSSEDISKLKKKSAFKDQLKHIFGRKKKKSKLYSCNGYDPDEEYNNHVTIATEPSFQHTDDDEGFFPLRADRRANSASHILQNYQFEENDPVSAV
- the LOC128208841 gene encoding uncharacterized protein LOC128208841 isoform X2, which codes for MGKTFLGSHKPPSSKGNPARGSKYCNLVNIGGKLKSGSEDERNAFSANDSAPGCRGQGNGGLEKVPGLYVDTCRSLIKNDSCDVWCICRLVKPCQSCRERRQADRDSTPTPEDNPDIRDPGPEGSGGSTKSSATPTSTGRGIEVKNREHSANQSVVQINVEDFDASSSSRLNKTEIFLSGFCSTEEINASNGAENGTCVNGFELSDTRAASDCVGINLVELFQKLDKLNAAHEELETAHTPGEPRVADTPPGTPSVTMDTASVCSALDNFDFDTSFCSLKSTDLMDPPGDLTDQLALVQQMVVEMKTGFTRAMEELSKIQYGDQTLQQQLADNTQQCHCEITSVSRTVQDLKGAVERLSGKLDEVSEAQIGLQEKLDTYQTDKTMLLEELERSGALSEQARLRLCGSSVQENNNTIPPEVGPMVHPYLNSLQHMHRDSSLTAAVSRSLNLTQALGEKCLNLDLSTTSSDDEDNSRHSRSRSGSSHRAVSHQRKFQYEDSPARPSQKIPPHEQFLGEVRREEAVRDMVEVEREYCGQLWALMEDFMNPLRDETIMARREFSLLFPPYIPHLYEQHCIILRKLEERVKKWKHGGVIGDVFAKFTESQDGEGLMLYKDFINDFPTIINTMNKWFAHSPHFRELMQSQYLANAPVLQLLLAPLQQIPKYSLLLKSLLKATSVDHPDRYYLESSLARLKQFLTSMNDDLEQAMMAINGNGQHVKRVHEAGISARSKSSASSGEVNPMSRDSGIHSNEEERAKSPMSPNSSRRYLLQMLREKREHRAQEVGAGTPRGKKTATYSSNPDLPAQLQSLQDGRMSPHLASLPQSRMFSSLSKLPLPRENSTNRRSRSRKQPEQTTINPHYLRPLTPQVLQNSKSAHNFDSSMKREEYAERMRQRPQSAMEFSYRGRNHGDEYLDLLAHQASLAISPPHSSSSDRSRQELQMSLQKLLAETNNLPDDYSDHEHDLADGHVSYHKQFLATKNKIQKHKQNMAKEGVDIIQDDFGIYGDDDEDDNDIDDTQQEVKPMKLLTDSHRPKIMVPRWRQNTSPQPPSYNQSVAAAGRKPGNTEANLAASLAQSLFDTGQQHSDTLPKEKRGPDSPRKTTVGMHNASHEKGSLKRKSKTRTADSPRRSPVRQSPVPCDSTSKSVAKSLSFDTAPNRPSNLPLKQNNNANAQNQQQSASSTEQSDNDKPKRNSVTKLSDVIAYTADCLEKKELVNLADADSDSDSEEKLERVSDIPGGKLSVSDILANHNMKVSSVDVGSSGEMTGDEMDKGTASDKQRVNGNNNSKNKADTDSVVFYFQHRDQINKGNTESHESQRSPTFINTSMDKTSTPKTEYKPLPTNSLKDGFGNFSKKETGRRVRSDEAKPEAVINPSDKDMSQHTSRISSVDSTCSAESEASESSTKERVLKAVDQLRMSFERKKQLTEERRQSQSLTQPRDLSSPTSPTSTVPIQKHFNDLSLNNKGEEQKSPVMKSFSTPVRPSEHENGVDQLEQKHGMYFKKTGQTKLKYQSETASARQIQHKMERAASPTGRTPSPINLNSPYEKFKTQVEASNLAKPKQKNSGPLRNSFEGSLIPKRSKSPTRSSAERERPKSSTDFLRQESKDGQNKNSTKETKIPVLKKASGGTLSKSSEDISKLKKKSAFKDQLKHIFGRKKKKSKLYSCNGYDPDEEYNNHVTIATEPSFQHTDDDEGFFPLRADRRANSASHILQNYQFEENDPVSAV